The following coding sequences lie in one Hyphomicrobiales bacterium genomic window:
- a CDS encoding ETC complex I subunit, whose protein sequence is MVARIYKPTKSAMQSGRGKGNEWVLEHVSNDTKARDPFMGYTSCNDMDSQVKLSFETQEEAENYAERHSIAYTVVKSKERKISRVAYSDNFKYGRLTPWTH, encoded by the coding sequence ATGGTCGCAAGAATTTACAAGCCCACAAAATCAGCCATGCAGTCTGGCCGAGGCAAAGGTAATGAATGGGTTTTGGAGCATGTGTCCAACGACACAAAAGCACGCGACCCTTTCATGGGCTACACGTCATGCAACGATATGGATAGCCAAGTGAAGCTGTCTTTTGAAACGCAGGAAGAAGCTGAAAATTACGCAGAGCGTCACAGTATCGCTTATACAGTCGTAAAATCAAAAGAGCGCAAAATCTCACGCGTCGCTTATTCTGATAATTTCAAATATGGCCGCTTGACGCCGTGGACGCATTAA
- a CDS encoding DUF192 domain-containing protein — translation MRIFISLLLTLVFSSIHAVAREPLVLKLTKTMTISDGSDATVFCAHPATDEESRVTGLMFQKTLPEKAGMVFDFGETQMVNMWMRNTILPLDMIFFDGAGRVVNIAMNTKPFSLDIISSEKPSKFVLEVNAGVAKKFGLNVGDQVTFGDNDCKL, via the coding sequence ATGCGTATTTTTATCTCTCTCCTCCTCACTCTTGTTTTCAGTTCTATTCATGCCGTGGCGCGTGAACCGCTTGTGCTGAAATTGACCAAAACGATGACCATTAGTGATGGAAGTGATGCAACTGTGTTTTGCGCTCATCCTGCGACTGATGAAGAATCCCGTGTAACTGGATTGATGTTTCAAAAAACGCTGCCCGAAAAAGCTGGCATGGTGTTTGATTTTGGTGAAACGCAAATGGTCAATATGTGGATGCGCAACACAATCCTTCCCCTTGATATGATTTTCTTCGATGGTGCGGGCAGAGTGGTCAATATCGCCATGAATACCAAACCTTTCTCACTGGATATTATTTCGTCAGAAAAACCGTCGAAATTCGTTTTGGAAGTGAATGCAGGCGTCGCTAAGAAATTTGGATTAAATGTCGGTGATCAAGTCACGTTCGGTGATAATGACTGCAAGCTTTAG
- a CDS encoding cold-shock protein — protein sequence MEVKFDNKATGLDATDGVDEANLDLVEVAGFIKWFDVSKGFGFIVPDNGMPDVLLHVTCLRRDGFQTAYEGARIVCEVAERSRGYQAFRILSMDESTAKHTSQIEPSSSYTPVEAVSGFMPATVKWFNRIKGYGFLVLQETDEDVFIHMETLRRYGIAELRPGQVMTLRYGHGAKGLMVAEIRPADFSGLPASH from the coding sequence ATGGAAGTGAAATTTGATAATAAAGCGACCGGCTTAGATGCCACCGATGGTGTGGATGAAGCCAATTTGGACCTCGTGGAAGTCGCAGGGTTCATTAAATGGTTCGATGTTTCAAAGGGTTTTGGATTCATTGTGCCAGATAATGGCATGCCGGATGTTCTTCTCCATGTTACATGTTTGAGGCGGGATGGGTTCCAAACCGCTTATGAAGGTGCTCGCATTGTTTGTGAAGTGGCTGAGCGTAGCCGTGGATACCAAGCATTTCGCATCCTTAGCATGGATGAATCGACTGCAAAGCATACAAGCCAGATCGAACCCTCATCGTCTTACACTCCTGTGGAAGCGGTTAGTGGTTTCATGCCTGCGACCGTTAAATGGTTCAATCGCATCAAGGGCTATGGTTTCTTAGTGCTGCAAGAAACGGACGAAGACGTGTTCATTCATATGGAAACGTTGCGCCGTTACGGCATTGCAGAACTGCGTCCGGGCCAAGTGATGACCCTTCGTTATGGGCATGGTGCTAAAGGCTTGATGGTTGCGGAAATCAGACCTGCGGACTTTAGTGGATTGCCTGCGTCGCATTAG
- a CDS encoding Sir2 family NAD-dependent protein deacetylase, with the protein MIIDNVKDARTALSQAIMDADTICFFTGAGISTHSGIPDFRSPGGIWSQYRIVEFSEFVSSEAARREDWDRRFHMAEFFAKAEPNAAHAFIANLVNQGRANGVITQNIDGLHQRAGVSDDHVVEFHGTGAHAHCLSCGKRHEIDVVEQHIEETDDIPTCECGGLIKAAVVSFGENLPPSNIQRAEKMIQTADLVIAIGSSLLVWPASGLLEAALRQNSALIIINREQTPFDGYARLVLRGDLVEITKGIVL; encoded by the coding sequence TTGATTATCGATAATGTTAAGGATGCCCGCACTGCGCTTAGCCAAGCAATTATGGATGCTGATACGATATGTTTCTTCACAGGAGCCGGTATCAGCACCCACTCTGGTATTCCTGATTTCCGAAGCCCAGGCGGGATTTGGTCGCAATACCGCATTGTTGAATTTTCAGAGTTCGTATCAAGCGAGGCTGCAAGGCGTGAAGATTGGGACCGCCGCTTTCATATGGCTGAATTCTTCGCTAAGGCCGAACCAAATGCAGCGCATGCATTCATTGCAAATTTAGTAAACCAAGGCCGCGCCAATGGTGTCATAACCCAAAATATTGATGGACTTCATCAACGGGCAGGGGTGAGTGATGACCATGTGGTTGAATTTCACGGCACTGGTGCTCATGCTCATTGTTTAAGTTGCGGCAAACGGCATGAGATTGACGTTGTGGAGCAACATATCGAAGAAACGGATGATATTCCCACTTGTGAGTGCGGTGGTTTAATCAAAGCAGCGGTTGTGTCGTTCGGTGAAAACTTGCCACCAAGCAATATCCAGCGGGCCGAAAAAATGATTCAAACAGCAGATTTAGTGATCGCAATTGGTTCATCGCTGCTCGTTTGGCCTGCAAGTGGGCTATTAGAAGCCGCATTACGGCAGAATTCCGCGCTTATTATTATTAATCGGGAACAAACGCCATTTGATGGATATGCTCGATTGGTTTTACGAGGGGATCTTGTTGAAATTACGAAAGGAATCGTTCTTTAG